The following proteins come from a genomic window of Flavobacterium eburneipallidum:
- a CDS encoding DNA cytosine methyltransferase → MKNLNFIDLFAGASGMSEGFIKAGFNPISHIEMNPEACLTIKTRAAYHYLKSKKKLELYYQYIKGEITQEAFYKEIPNKILNSVLNVEINDDTITGLFEKIKQSGKQIDLIIGGPPCQAYSLLRRHQDKIEEDPRNKLYIQYGRFLEEFEPKAFVFENVPGLLSAHKGQHFENLKIYFKELGYEVYPKTLIASDFGVLQARKRIIIVGWKKENDFGFPEFEKIIQEFKVNDAFQDLPKLKPGEGFKTTNYTQSKNEYLEKFELRNGVDFVTQHISRPHNTRDLAIYKTAIELWNKGKERLRYPDLPEELKTHKNVTSFNDRYKVVDGLGISHTVVAHIAKDGHYYIHPDVKQCRSISVREAARLQSFPDDFFFEGSRSAAFKQIGNAVPPLMANAIAKKMKELLCQKS, encoded by the coding sequence ATGAAAAATCTTAACTTTATTGATTTATTTGCTGGGGCATCTGGTATGTCTGAAGGCTTTATAAAGGCAGGATTTAATCCAATATCTCATATTGAAATGAATCCTGAAGCGTGTCTAACCATAAAAACACGAGCAGCTTATCATTATTTGAAATCAAAAAAGAAGCTTGAATTATATTATCAATATATTAAAGGAGAAATAACACAAGAAGCTTTTTATAAAGAAATTCCAAATAAAATCCTTAATTCTGTTTTGAATGTTGAAATTAATGATGATACAATCACTGGTCTTTTCGAAAAAATAAAACAATCAGGAAAGCAAATAGATTTAATTATTGGCGGACCACCTTGTCAAGCTTATTCTTTATTAAGGAGGCATCAAGATAAAATTGAAGAAGATCCAAGAAATAAATTATACATTCAATACGGAAGATTTCTTGAAGAATTTGAACCAAAAGCATTTGTGTTCGAAAATGTTCCTGGTTTATTGAGTGCTCACAAAGGGCAACATTTTGAAAATCTTAAAATTTATTTCAAAGAACTTGGTTATGAAGTATATCCAAAAACTTTAATTGCTTCTGATTTTGGAGTTTTACAAGCCCGTAAAAGAATTATTATTGTGGGTTGGAAAAAAGAAAATGATTTTGGATTTCCAGAATTTGAAAAGATAATCCAAGAATTCAAAGTTAATGATGCTTTTCAAGATTTGCCTAAATTAAAGCCTGGAGAAGGTTTTAAAACTACAAATTATACTCAAAGCAAAAATGAATATCTAGAGAAATTTGAATTGAGAAATGGTGTTGATTTTGTGACGCAACATATTTCAAGACCACACAATACAAGAGATTTGGCTATTTATAAAACAGCTATTGAACTTTGGAATAAAGGAAAAGAACGATTGAGATATCCAGATTTGCCCGAAGAATTAAAAACACACAAAAATGTAACCTCTTTCAATGACCGATACAAAGTAGTTGATGGACTTGGAATATCACATACTGTTGTAGCCCACATTGCCAAAGATGGTCATTATTATATTCATCCCGATGTAAAACAATGTCGCTCTATATCTGTTCGCGAAGCAGCAAGATTACAATCCTTTCCAGATGATTTCTTTTTTGAAGGATCACGTTCAGCAGCATTTAAACAAATAGGTAATGCAGTTCCACCATTAATGGCTAATGCAATTGCTAAAAAAATGAAAGAATTATTATGTCAGAAATCTTAA
- a CDS encoding AsmA-like C-terminal region-containing protein has protein sequence MTAFYNKVKDFFSSNSFKKIARIMAFGFLGLFALVLVSAIGLHIYFESNKTKIIAKINNQINENIQGEVKISDISYQFLRSFPNFTLVVNQVEIRDNSWQFHKRSLLKAKEIELRLNLLMLLQNEVRFHKMVIHDATIDMFRDKNGNSNSDIFKPKKIKSTSTTTTSIGEIDFQNVIFISENQKGKKLFRFEMESLKGKIDHSTGDWKTNMQLRVRAKSMAFNQERGSFIKDQLVQGNLAIDFSEAGNKISVLAENLNIGNDLFRIKAHFNLDSTNALFDIDIRTKILWKNASNLLANNISSKLNRFDLQMPLQASCTIKGDMNAAGDPEIVVNAVVQNDELTTSYGLVKKCSFKGKYTNNFKTGQPFTDANSAVIIEHFKGKWNEIPMAVPLMIISNFDQPIARGKLNSKFDVVKLKNLIDEDFIQFSAGTAKVNLNFEVAIVDLKLNKPRFTGAINIQKANVYFHSKNALLEQTDIDLYFIEQALWIKKIKFKNQKSSVSMEGRVDNFLNLYYDAPEKMVVNWKVRSPYLDVKQIIGILSHHDTSAPNKSETKSQSINQLQEVFDKSRVAIDLQVDKMAFNKMIANQLKVEVSLINGGLYVKKGTMQGDTGSSITFDAQLVPKNDRMLFRSNVNVKETLISNFLASFDNFGVQSFKPKDIKGRLSFRAKLSGALDSKKDLDQKSLAGNFNFQIKKGALVNFEPIQKIGKFAFPNRNVSHIRFSVLEGFTAIKGDKIEVKDFKVTSNVLNMDVKGVYSLSNQGTNLGLRIPLRNPKDDYKVVNKRERDSLRYRGIILSLLVVDDEDGKTKIKLGKLDEELDTQ, from the coding sequence ATGACAGCGTTTTACAATAAAGTCAAAGATTTTTTCAGTTCCAATAGCTTTAAAAAGATAGCTAGAATAATGGCGTTTGGCTTCCTTGGATTATTTGCTTTAGTATTAGTCAGCGCTATTGGTTTGCATATTTATTTTGAGAGCAACAAAACCAAAATCATTGCCAAAATCAACAACCAAATCAACGAAAATATTCAGGGAGAAGTAAAAATTAGCGACATTAGTTACCAGTTTTTGAGGAGTTTTCCCAATTTTACACTTGTTGTCAATCAGGTGGAGATTCGAGACAATTCTTGGCAATTTCACAAGCGTTCGTTGCTAAAAGCAAAGGAAATTGAGTTGCGATTGAATTTGTTGATGTTGTTGCAAAACGAAGTCCGTTTTCATAAAATGGTAATTCACGATGCGACGATCGATATGTTTAGAGACAAAAACGGCAATAGCAATTCGGATATTTTTAAACCCAAAAAAATAAAATCGACAAGCACTACAACAACCTCTATCGGGGAAATCGATTTTCAAAATGTGATTTTTATTTCTGAAAACCAAAAGGGAAAAAAACTATTTCGTTTTGAAATGGAATCCCTAAAAGGCAAAATTGATCATAGTACAGGCGATTGGAAAACCAATATGCAATTGAGAGTTCGGGCAAAAAGTATGGCTTTCAATCAAGAAAGAGGCAGCTTTATCAAAGACCAACTCGTGCAAGGCAACTTGGCAATTGATTTTTCTGAAGCAGGCAACAAGATTAGCGTACTTGCCGAGAATTTGAATATTGGCAACGATCTTTTTCGTATCAAGGCTCATTTTAATCTTGATTCAACCAACGCTTTGTTTGACATTGACATTCGAACTAAAATTTTGTGGAAAAACGCCTCTAATTTATTGGCGAATAACATTAGTTCTAAACTCAATCGTTTCGATTTGCAAATGCCGCTTCAAGCCAGTTGTACCATCAAAGGCGATATGAATGCGGCTGGCGATCCCGAAATTGTAGTAAATGCTGTGGTACAAAACGATGAATTGACAACTTCTTATGGTTTGGTCAAAAAATGCAGCTTTAAGGGGAAGTACACTAATAACTTTAAAACGGGACAACCGTTTACAGATGCGAATTCAGCGGTAATAATTGAGCATTTCAAAGGCAAATGGAACGAAATTCCCATGGCTGTTCCGTTGATGATTATCAGTAATTTTGATCAACCAATTGCAAGGGGCAAACTCAATTCTAAATTTGATGTGGTCAAACTCAAGAATTTGATTGATGAGGATTTTATACAATTTTCAGCAGGAACCGCCAAGGTGAATCTGAATTTTGAAGTCGCTATTGTCGATTTAAAACTGAATAAACCTCGTTTTACAGGAGCCATTAACATTCAAAAGGCGAATGTTTATTTTCATTCTAAAAATGCACTTTTGGAGCAAACCGATATTGATTTGTATTTTATAGAACAAGCTTTATGGATTAAAAAAATTAAATTTAAAAACCAAAAAAGTAGCGTTTCAATGGAAGGAAGAGTGGATAACTTCCTCAATTTGTATTATGACGCTCCCGAAAAAATGGTGGTCAACTGGAAAGTGCGAAGTCCTTATTTGGATGTCAAGCAAATTATTGGGATTTTATCTCATCACGATACATCGGCTCCAAACAAGTCTGAAACGAAAAGCCAATCTATAAATCAATTGCAGGAAGTATTTGATAAATCCAGAGTAGCTATTGATTTGCAAGTAGATAAAATGGCGTTTAATAAAATGATTGCTAATCAATTAAAGGTTGAGGTGTCTCTGATTAATGGTGGCTTGTATGTCAAAAAAGGAACGATGCAGGGTGATACAGGAAGTTCGATTACTTTTGATGCGCAACTGGTTCCTAAAAATGACAGGATGCTTTTTCGGTCGAATGTAAACGTGAAAGAGACTCTGATTTCTAATTTTTTGGCTTCCTTCGACAATTTTGGAGTGCAATCTTTTAAGCCAAAAGACATTAAAGGTAGGCTTTCGTTTAGGGCCAAATTATCGGGAGCATTAGATTCTAAAAAAGATTTGGATCAAAAATCGCTTGCAGGTAATTTTAATTTTCAAATAAAGAAAGGTGCTTTAGTCAATTTTGAACCTATTCAAAAAATTGGAAAATTCGCTTTCCCAAATAGAAATGTAAGTCATATTCGTTTTAGCGTTTTGGAGGGATTCACAGCCATTAAAGGCGATAAAATTGAGGTTAAAGATTTTAAAGTCACCTCAAATGTGTTGAATATGGATGTCAAAGGCGTGTATTCGTT
- a CDS encoding ATP-binding protein has product MSEILKEKHFNPKAHILTLLGNELIKSPVMAIYELVKNSYDADAKKVDVRFRDIEKLDEAVIIIEDDGIGMTSEIIEDVWLEPGSDFRKPIDKITGERQIIKSPIFERVPMGEKGVGRFAVHKLSSQILLITRPTLIKFKPNSREIESTELANYEIQLYIDWKDFNQSKHLSDVPIKWKIKSDLESFRFKEKGGTYIRLSGLKETWTKGMARDLKGQTLSMLSPKVREVDFKINLNFNNQWLVDFPSVEKILNEAPFNMTALIDKDYNLDFEYGFSLKNNNNIGQRIIKNNPDFNKNIRGLVKKELIKVLEKKELEQDKIDEVLKDFDNKPLPFGDLIIELYTFDLDSYSMRDYTADADLVKKVLKEHSGIKVFKNDLRIYDYGSPSNDWLGLDLERIQNKMWFSNNNSIGYVFLDAETSNSLTEKTNREGFVENEAYLSFYMVLKAILREFAATRFSDRTKWLKLNQKSSSNLFDSKVSAFKTLLESSDLDNEEKKKKLLEEAEKLEEKYEEDKKILLIPAGVGMTASVALHEIEKLVPRMEETIKSEPFKKDIITEQVDELRQYTDGIISVLRKGGDKPIDIKESINRAFNNYKLKLLNRNITTIIEIDDNVTLMNCDKRFFITMLMNIIDNSIYWLETVYKEEKIIFLKCSKINDIVTIIIADNGPGFKDDISELIRPFFTRKSDGIGIGMYLIDTIMMKYGKLDIITGGNEFLELGIPEKFDGAIVKLVFNKNQ; this is encoded by the coding sequence ATGTCAGAAATCTTAAAAGAAAAACATTTTAATCCAAAAGCACATATTTTAACTTTATTAGGAAATGAACTTATAAAGAGCCCAGTTATGGCTATTTATGAGCTTGTTAAAAACAGTTATGATGCTGATGCAAAAAAAGTTGATGTTAGGTTTAGAGATATAGAAAAATTAGACGAAGCAGTAATTATTATTGAAGATGACGGAATTGGAATGACTTCTGAAATAATTGAGGATGTTTGGTTAGAACCAGGCTCCGATTTTAGAAAACCAATTGATAAAATAACAGGGGAAAGACAAATTATCAAATCTCCCATATTTGAAAGAGTTCCAATGGGTGAAAAAGGAGTTGGAAGATTTGCTGTTCACAAATTAAGCAGTCAAATTTTACTTATTACAAGACCAACTTTAATAAAGTTTAAACCCAATTCAAGAGAAATAGAAAGTACTGAATTAGCAAATTACGAAATTCAACTTTATATTGATTGGAAAGATTTTAATCAATCGAAACACTTGTCTGATGTTCCTATTAAATGGAAAATCAAAAGTGATCTTGAAAGTTTTAGATTCAAGGAAAAAGGAGGTACATATATTCGTTTAAGTGGGTTAAAGGAGACTTGGACAAAAGGAATGGCAAGAGATTTAAAAGGTCAAACACTCTCTATGTTATCACCTAAAGTAAGAGAAGTTGATTTTAAAATCAACTTAAACTTTAATAATCAATGGCTTGTTGATTTTCCATCAGTTGAAAAAATTTTAAACGAAGCTCCATTCAATATGACAGCTTTGATAGATAAAGATTATAATTTAGATTTTGAATATGGGTTTTCTCTTAAAAATAATAATAATATTGGACAAAGAATTATAAAGAATAATCCAGATTTTAATAAAAACATAAGAGGTTTAGTAAAGAAAGAGTTGATTAAAGTTTTAGAAAAAAAGGAACTTGAACAAGATAAAATAGATGAAGTTTTAAAAGATTTTGACAATAAACCATTGCCATTCGGGGATTTAATTATTGAATTATATACTTTCGATTTAGACTCTTATTCAATGAGGGATTATACTGCTGATGCTGATCTTGTTAAAAAAGTTTTAAAAGAACATTCTGGAATAAAAGTTTTCAAAAATGATTTAAGAATTTACGACTATGGTAGTCCAAGTAATGATTGGCTAGGTTTGGATTTAGAGAGAATTCAAAACAAAATGTGGTTCTCAAATAACAATAGTATTGGATATGTTTTTTTAGATGCTGAAACTTCAAATAGTTTGACTGAAAAAACAAATAGAGAAGGATTTGTTGAAAACGAAGCATATTTAAGCTTTTATATGGTTTTAAAAGCAATTTTACGTGAATTTGCTGCAACTAGGTTTTCTGATAGAACAAAATGGTTAAAACTTAATCAAAAATCTTCTTCTAATTTATTTGATTCTAAAGTAAGTGCGTTTAAAACTCTTTTAGAATCTTCCGATCTAGATAATGAAGAAAAGAAAAAGAAATTACTTGAAGAAGCTGAAAAGTTAGAAGAAAAATATGAGGAAGATAAAAAAATATTATTAATTCCAGCAGGTGTTGGGATGACCGCGTCTGTAGCTTTACACGAAATCGAAAAGCTTGTTCCTCGAATGGAGGAAACTATAAAATCTGAACCATTCAAAAAAGATATTATTACAGAACAAGTTGATGAGTTAAGACAATATACAGATGGAATTATATCAGTTTTAAGGAAAGGTGGAGATAAACCAATTGATATTAAAGAATCAATAAATAGAGCTTTTAATAATTATAAATTGAAATTATTAAACAGGAATATTACTACCATAATAGAAATTGATGATAATGTTACGTTGATGAATTGTGATAAAAGATTTTTTATTACAATGCTTATGAATATTATTGATAACAGTATTTATTGGTTAGAAACGGTTTATAAAGAAGAAAAAATAATTTTTCTAAAATGCTCGAAGATTAATGATATAGTTACAATTATTATTGCAGATAATGGCCCTGGATTTAAAGATGATATTTCGGAATTAATTCGCCCATTTTTCACAAGAAAATCAGATGGAATTGGAATTGGAATGTATTTGATTGATACTATTATGATGAAATATGGAAAATTGGATATAATTACAGGTGGAAATGAATTTTTAGAATTAGGAATTCCTGAAAAGTTTGATGGAGCAATTGTGAAATTAGTATTTAATAAGAATCAATAA